In Ovis aries strain OAR_USU_Benz2616 breed Rambouillet chromosome 14, ARS-UI_Ramb_v3.0, whole genome shotgun sequence, a single genomic region encodes these proteins:
- the FXYD7 gene encoding FXYD domain-containing ion transport regulator 7, giving the protein MATQVPTKVPQDPDPFYYDYDTVQTVGMTLATILFLLGILIILSKKVKCRKADSRSESPTCKSCKSELPSSAPGGGGV; this is encoded by the exons ATGGCGACCCAGGTCCCCACAAAGG TTCCTCAGGATCCTGACCCATTTTACTATG ACTATGACACTGTGCAGACGGTAGGCATGACTCTGGCTACCATATTGTTCCTGCTGGGCATCCTCATTATCCTCA GCAAGAAGGTGAAGTGCAGAAAGGCGGACTCCAGGTCTGAGAG CCCAACATGCAAATCCTGTAAGTCGGAGCTTCCCTCCTCAG cCCCCGGAGGTGGCGGCGTGTAG
- the FXYD5 gene encoding FXYD domain-containing ion transport regulator 5 isoform X1 encodes MSPSGRLCLFITVGLILPTRGQISKEVVTPADPVTEITHVPTPAPDEEQGMEATPNQMETETQQTTETEVLLTTGQGTDKSTMQGSTPSKTKPPANPTRGSTPSKTRSPSRHERKDSILRQPGSKEDDPFFYDEDTLRKRGLMVAAVLFITGIVILTSENGGWVGEASGLGGRRPWLTL; translated from the exons ATGTCGCCCTCTGGTCGCCTGTGTCTCTTCATCACCGTTGGCCTGATTCTCCCCACCAGAG GACAGATATCAAAGGAGGTCGTAACTCCAGCAGATCCAGTGACTGAAATCACTCATGTCCCTACTCCAGCCCCAGATGAGGAACAAGGAATGG AAGCAACCCCGAACCAGATGGAGACCGAGACCCAGCAAACAACGGAAACGGAGGTGCTTCTAACAACAGGTCAGGGGACGGACAAGAGCACGATGCAAG GCTCTACGCCCTCCAAGACGAAACCCCCTGCCAATCCCACTCGAGGCTCCACGCCCTCCAAGACACGATCCCCAAGCAGGCATGAGAGGAAGGACTCCATTCTCAGACAACCTG GGTCAAAGGAGGATGACCCCTTCTTCTATG ACGAGGACACTCTCCGGAAACGGGGGCTGATGGTGGCAGCAGTGCTGTTCATCACAGGCATCGTCATCCTCACCAGTGAGaatgggggctgggtgggggaggcATCAGGACTGGGAGGGAGGAGACCTTGGCTTACACTCTGA
- the FXYD5 gene encoding FXYD domain-containing ion transport regulator 5 isoform X2, which translates to MSPSGRLCLFITVGLILPTRGQISKEVVTPADPVTEITHVPTPAPDEEQGMEATPNQMETETQQTTETEVLLTTGQGTDKSTMQGSTPSKTKPPANPTRGSTPSKTRSPSRHERKDSILRQPGSKEDDPFFYDEDTLRKRGLMVAAVLFITGIVILTSGKCRQLPRLCWNRDR; encoded by the exons ATGTCGCCCTCTGGTCGCCTGTGTCTCTTCATCACCGTTGGCCTGATTCTCCCCACCAGAG GACAGATATCAAAGGAGGTCGTAACTCCAGCAGATCCAGTGACTGAAATCACTCATGTCCCTACTCCAGCCCCAGATGAGGAACAAGGAATGG AAGCAACCCCGAACCAGATGGAGACCGAGACCCAGCAAACAACGGAAACGGAGGTGCTTCTAACAACAGGTCAGGGGACGGACAAGAGCACGATGCAAG GCTCTACGCCCTCCAAGACGAAACCCCCTGCCAATCCCACTCGAGGCTCCACGCCCTCCAAGACACGATCCCCAAGCAGGCATGAGAGGAAGGACTCCATTCTCAGACAACCTG GGTCAAAGGAGGATGACCCCTTCTTCTATG ACGAGGACACTCTCCGGAAACGGGGGCTGATGGTGGCAGCAGTGCTGTTCATCACAGGCATCGTCATCCTCACCA GTGGCAAGTGCAGACAGTTGCCCCGATTGTGCTGGAATCGTGACAGATGA